The Deltaproteobacteria bacterium genomic interval CCCTTAATGGAGTCTATCTGGAAGGGGCTGGAAAAGAGGGGACCCTCAGGATGGTGGCAACAGATGGGCATCGTCTTTCCTATGTGGATAAGGAGATCAAGGGGGATTTGAAGATAGACAAGGGGGTCATCCTTCCCCGAAAAGGGATCGTTGAGCTGAAAAAATTGGTGGAAGATGGTGAAGGGGATCTGGCAATGGCCCTGGAGGAAAAACAGGTCGCTGTCAATCGTGGCGATGTCTCCCTCTTTCTGCGCCTGGTGGAGGGAGAATATCCCGATTATCAGCAGGTTATTCCCAAGAAGCTGGATCGTATCCTCTCGGTCGGTCGTGAGGTCCTGACAGGGGCCCTCAAGAGGAGTTCTTTAGTCTCCGTCGACAGGGCCAGGGGGGTCAATTTTTCAATCTCCCCAGGCCATCTGGAACTCACCTCCAGCCACCCGGACTTCGGGGAGGCCCGCGAGGAACTACCGGTGGAATACAAGGGGGAATCGTTCCAGGTTGGCTTTAACGCCAGGTACCTTTTGGATGTCCTTGCGGTCATTCAGGATGAGAAGATCGTTATTGAACTCAAGGATGAAGTCTCCCCCTGTCTTATCCGCTCCGAATTCGACCGGGGGTTTCTCTCCCTTATCATGCCGATGAGAATATAGCTCCCAAAAATGGCTGTCGCCCCTAAAAAAGAGAGTTCTCGATACGATGCCGCAACAATCAAGGTTCTCGAAGGACTTGATGCCGTCCGCAAGAGACCGGCGATGTACATCGGTTCTACGGGAGGAACCGGGCTCCATCACCTTGTTTTTGAGGTTGTTGATAATTCAGTTGACGAGGCCTTGGCCGGTTATTGCACACAGATAGACGTCGCTATTCATATCGATAATAGTG includes:
- the dnaN gene encoding DNA polymerase III subunit beta — encoded protein: MEFKIGKREFLKALQWSQGIVERKTTMPILANILLETVGKKLKIAATDLETTVLVEVKAEVFKTGKVAVNARNLYDIVRELPQEEIRVEGEKNQWLELRSGQSKFRVVGMDPEEFPTLPVSKDKRFRLEPETIQKMIEKTLYAVSTNETRLTLNGVYLEGAGKEGTLRMVATDGHRLSYVDKEIKGDLKIDKGVILPRKGIVELKKLVEDGEGDLAMALEEKQVAVNRGDVSLFLRLVEGEYPDYQQVIPKKLDRILSVGREVLTGALKRSSLVSVDRARGVNFSISPGHLELTSSHPDFGEAREELPVEYKGESFQVGFNARYLLDVLAVIQDEKIVIELKDEVSPCLIRSEFDRGFLSLIMPMRI